The Brevibacillus brevis genome contains a region encoding:
- a CDS encoding VOC family protein: protein MISKVGQIMLYVNNQDQAVNFWTEKLGFRVVSEEKNGEMRWIEIAPAQGAETSIVLHNKEFVAKMSPGMNLGTPSLLLFSENIEELRNDLMNKNVKVGDIVTMPSGRVFNFADDEENYFAVLEKK, encoded by the coding sequence ATGATTAGCAAAGTCGGTCAAATCATGTTGTATGTCAATAATCAGGATCAAGCAGTGAACTTTTGGACCGAAAAACTAGGGTTCCGCGTTGTTTCAGAAGAGAAGAACGGTGAAATGAGATGGATTGAAATTGCTCCCGCACAAGGCGCTGAAACAAGCATCGTTCTGCACAATAAGGAATTCGTTGCGAAAATGTCGCCCGGAATGAATCTTGGCACTCCTTCGCTTCTGCTCTTTTCGGAAAATATCGAGGAATTGCGTAACGACCTCATGAATAAAAATGTGAAGGTTGGAGACATTGTTACGATGCCTTCTGGCCGCGTCTTTAACTTCGCAGACGATGAAGAAAATTACTTTGCTGTGCTGGAGAAAAAGTAA
- a CDS encoding HlyD family secretion protein: MKPVVRSICIGGLLLALSGCNWTSENHPSLSGTIEAIELPIVAEVGGLVTNITAEEGSAVKKGQVLAQIDKRSYQITVAEAQAALDQATARLEEAKAGSRDTTIQRSMANVQQANANIQLAQARKNQAEAGKARAAEQMTQAESQWQGAQQTLLYQQKRLEEATALYEKGAISAKDLDTQKEAVNQAKTQADQWAAQVAQVQAQYRSAQEDIAAAAAQIGTAQAAQAGAQADLDQVKEGSTDYAIRALLATQQQAKAKLDQALLQLEKSKITATDDGTLLRSSIEQGEVAKTGATLFTMMKTDQLELVVYIPEAQLNRVKKGQEVGIKVDAYPEETFTGTISRISEKAEFTPKNVQTADERTKLVFAVTIHITDGLDKIKPGMPADVLLADKEGGQ; encoded by the coding sequence ATGAAACCAGTTGTTCGCTCCATCTGTATCGGGGGACTGTTACTGGCATTGTCGGGGTGCAATTGGACATCCGAAAATCATCCGTCTTTGTCCGGCACAATCGAGGCCATCGAGCTGCCAATCGTAGCTGAAGTAGGCGGATTGGTGACAAACATTACGGCAGAAGAGGGAAGTGCGGTAAAAAAAGGACAAGTGCTGGCCCAAATCGATAAACGAAGCTACCAAATTACTGTAGCAGAAGCACAGGCAGCACTGGACCAAGCGACAGCGAGACTAGAAGAAGCGAAGGCTGGTTCACGCGACACGACGATCCAAAGAAGCATGGCTAACGTCCAGCAGGCCAATGCGAACATCCAACTGGCACAAGCGCGAAAAAATCAGGCGGAAGCGGGAAAAGCACGTGCTGCTGAGCAGATGACACAGGCAGAATCGCAATGGCAGGGGGCGCAGCAGACCCTCTTGTATCAACAAAAAAGGCTCGAGGAAGCAACAGCGCTCTACGAAAAAGGAGCGATCTCTGCCAAAGACCTCGACACGCAAAAAGAAGCAGTGAACCAGGCAAAAACGCAGGCAGATCAATGGGCGGCACAAGTAGCACAGGTACAGGCACAGTACCGTTCTGCACAAGAAGACATCGCTGCTGCTGCTGCCCAAATCGGTACAGCACAAGCCGCGCAAGCCGGAGCGCAGGCGGATCTCGATCAGGTGAAGGAAGGAAGTACCGATTACGCGATTCGAGCACTGCTCGCCACCCAGCAGCAGGCGAAAGCGAAACTGGATCAAGCCTTATTGCAGCTGGAAAAATCCAAGATTACGGCAACAGACGATGGGACTCTCTTGCGCTCCTCTATCGAACAGGGGGAAGTAGCCAAAACAGGCGCTACCTTGTTTACGATGATGAAGACGGATCAGCTCGAGCTTGTCGTGTACATCCCGGAAGCACAATTGAATCGGGTGAAAAAAGGGCAGGAGGTTGGCATCAAGGTGGATGCCTATCCGGAAGAGACGTTTACGGGAACGATCAGTCGCATCTCGGAAAAAGCAGAGTTCACGCCGAAAAATGTACAGACGGCGGATGAACGCACCAAGCTTGTGTTCGCTGTTACGATTCACATCACAGATGGACTCGACAAAATCAAACCAGGTATGCCTGCCGATGTGCTGCTGGCAGACAAGGAGGGAGGTCAATGA